CCTGCAAGGTGTATAAGTACGCCCAAAAGTGCCGGGTTTTGTGCGATGCTACGGCACGCGTCTCGTTTGTGAGCCATACGGCATGCAGGGTTTCGTTACAGCGCCGTGACGGTGCCGCGACGCGGATCCGCTTTGTTGGAGAGCTCTGGGGTTTGAGAGCTCTGGGGTAGGAGTGGAGAGGGTTACGGGGGAGTCATGGTGGCCCAAGGCACGACGCTGGCGGGGCGGTATCGCCTAAGCACCCGCATTGGCGCCGGCGGTATGGGCGAGGTGTGGAAGGGCGAGGACATCGTCCTAGCCCGCACCGTCGCTGTAAAGGTGCTGCTCCCGGGCCGTACGGACGATCCGGGCTTCCTGGTTCGCTTCCAGGGCGAGGCGCGGGCGATGGCGACGATCAACCACCCCGGGGTCGTCGACGTGTACGACTACGGGGTTCACGAGGTGCCCGGCGCGGGGGCGACGGCATACCTGGTGATGAAGTTCGTCGACGGCGAGCCGCTCGACCGCCTGCTCGGGCGGTTGCGGCGCATCGCCCCCAGGGCCGCGATGGACCTCATCGCCCAGGCGGCCTCGGCACTGCAGGCGGTCCACGACCAGGGCATCGTCCACCGGGACATCAAGCCGGGCAACCTGATGGTGCGGTCGGACGGCACGCTCGTGCTCACCGACTTCGGCATCGCCAGGTCCGACACCGCCAGCCGGCTGACGGACGCGGGCATGGTGCTCGGCACCGCCGCCTACTGCGCGCCCGAGCAGGCCGAGGGCGCGCCCGTCACGCCGGCCGTGGACATCTACGCGCTGGGTGTGGTGGCGTACGAGTGCCTGGCCGGGCAGCGACCGTTCGACGGCGACACGCCCGTCACGATCGCGCTCAAGCACATCCGCGAGGCGCCGCCGCCGCTGCCGCCGGACGTCCCGCCCGCGGCCAGGGCACTTGTGGAGCGCTCCCTCGCCAAGGATCCGGCTCGGCGCTTCCCCAGTGCCACGGCGATGAGCGCCGCCGCCAGGCAGGCCGCCCTCGGCGCCGAGGGCGGCGACACGCTGTCGGCGTCCGCGCAGCAGGCCGAGCCGCCGGAGACCGGCTGGCAGGCGCAGGCTCCCCAGGGAGGCCCGCAGGGGCAGACCGGTCGGCACGGCCAGGGATCGGCCACGCCGCAGACGGGCTGGCAGGGAGCTCAGGCTCCCACCGGCAGCTGGCAGGACGCCCAGGCACCGACGGGAAACTGGCAGGGGTCGCAGGCGCCGACCAGCGGCTGGCAGGGGGGCTCGCCGCACTCCACCGCGCCGGCGGCGGGAGCCGGGGCGGTCGCCGAGGCGGGCGCGCAGGGCCGTGGACGCCGTGCCGCGCAGAAGCCGCGCCGCAAGAGCGGGCTGGTCGCGGTGTCGGCGGTCGCGGCCGTGATGTGCGCGGGCCTCGTCGCGGTGGCGATCAACGGGATGGCGGACTCCCGGGACGCGTCTAACACCGATCCCATGAAGCCGGCGCCCTCGACCGCCGTCAGCGAGACGAAGAAGGGGCCGACCCGTAAGCCGCCGACCCGTAAGCCGTCACTGTCGCCCAGTCCGACAGTGACGCGCCAGCCACAGAACAGTCGTCCCACCCCGGATGCCACCGAGGAGAAGTCGCCGACTCCCACTCCGACGGTCACGAAGACGCGGAAGCCGACTCCCACCCCGACTCCGACGCCGACGCCGAAGCCGAAGAGGAGCGTTCCGGGCACCGTCGGCATGAAGCCGGGCGCGGCGGAGGCGATGCTCAAGCAGGCGGGTTTCAAGGTGACACTCTCCTACAGCGCCGACGTCGACCACACCCAGTGCGTCGAGGTGGTCGAGTCCCGCCCGAGCGCGGGCACGCTGTGGGACCCGTCCAAGCCGGTGGAGATCATCGCCGTCAACGTCGACTGCCCGCCGACGCCCACCCCCACCCCGACGGCGACCGGCAAGCCCTAAGTCCCCAGCGGTGACGACCGGCTCGCGCCGGCGGACCTTCCGGTCCCCGTGCGCGAGCCCGGTGGCGCTCTCCTAGATGCCCGTGGTGTGCCGGGGGTAGGCCACCGAGGGGTCGGTGGCGATGTTGACCATGTAGGGGACGCCGGAGTCGAACGCGCGGCGCAGGGCCGGGCCGATCTCCGACGGATCGGTGACGAGCTCGCCGCCGCCGCCGAGGGCGGTGACCACCTGGTCGTAGCGGCACTGCGGCTGCAGCTCGGCGGCCACGTCGTAGCCGTAGAGCATCTGCATGGGGTGCTTCTCCAGGCCCCACATGCCGTTGTTGCCGCAGATCATCACGACGGGCAGGCGGTGTCGCACGAGCGTGTCGACGTCCATCAGCGAGAAGCCGGCCGCGCCGTCGCCGAGCAGCAGCACCACCTGCGAGGAGGGGCGGGCGATCCTGGCGGCGATGGCGTAGCCCAGGCCCGTGCCCAGGCAGCCGTACGGGCCCGGGTCGAGCCAGTTGCCCGGCTGCCGCGGCTCGACGTACTTGCCCGCGTACGAGACGAAGTCGCCGCCGTCGCCGATCACCACGGCGTCGTCGGCGAGGACCTTGCCCAGCTCCCCGTAGATCCGCATCGGGTGGATCGGGTCGGACGCCGACTCCAGCAGGCCGGCGTCGGCGGCGATGGCGGCGGAGGCGGCCTCGGACAGCTGTGTCACCCAGGGCGCGTAGGTCTTGGGAGAGACGCCCGCGTTGGCACA
This region of Streptosporangium sp. NBC_01495 genomic DNA includes:
- a CDS encoding serine/threonine-protein kinase, which codes for MVAQGTTLAGRYRLSTRIGAGGMGEVWKGEDIVLARTVAVKVLLPGRTDDPGFLVRFQGEARAMATINHPGVVDVYDYGVHEVPGAGATAYLVMKFVDGEPLDRLLGRLRRIAPRAAMDLIAQAASALQAVHDQGIVHRDIKPGNLMVRSDGTLVLTDFGIARSDTASRLTDAGMVLGTAAYCAPEQAEGAPVTPAVDIYALGVVAYECLAGQRPFDGDTPVTIALKHIREAPPPLPPDVPPAARALVERSLAKDPARRFPSATAMSAAARQAALGAEGGDTLSASAQQAEPPETGWQAQAPQGGPQGQTGRHGQGSATPQTGWQGAQAPTGSWQDAQAPTGNWQGSQAPTSGWQGGSPHSTAPAAGAGAVAEAGAQGRGRRAAQKPRRKSGLVAVSAVAAVMCAGLVAVAINGMADSRDASNTDPMKPAPSTAVSETKKGPTRKPPTRKPSLSPSPTVTRQPQNSRPTPDATEEKSPTPTPTVTKTRKPTPTPTPTPTPKPKRSVPGTVGMKPGAAEAMLKQAGFKVTLSYSADVDHTQCVEVVESRPSAGTLWDPSKPVEIIAVNVDCPPTPTPTPTATGKP